A window of uncultured Fusobacterium sp. genomic DNA:
GTCCTTTCGGTCCATCTACTGGAGTCCCTATGCTATACCCTTGCTTCATCAATCTTATTAAAGATATTAAACTTGAAGTTGAATTTTTATCTGAAGAACCTCTTACCATATGAAAGCCCATCTTTTCTAAAGGAACAGAGATTAACTCTCCATCCTTTGATGGACTAGCAAGAACTGCCCTTTTCTCTATATAATCAAGACATAGACTTGGAATTACAAGCTTATTATGCCAAAAAGCAAAAATATAACTTTCTTCATTCTCTTTTACCTTATCATTTCTTATTAATTTAACTTTCAGTGTCTTTCCAACTAATTTTAGCAGATAATAAAGTATTAAGCCATATCTTCTATATTTTTTTGTTTCTTTTTCTCCGCTCATAATTTCTCCTAAAATTATTATAATTATACTCTATAATTATAGCACATCCATCCTATTTTAAAAAGTGACTTTTAATTAAATTTAACCTATCTTACTTTTTTTAATATAAACTATAATATATCATTCTAATAAAAAGAAAAAATATTGTTATCCCTAACATCAAGTTGACGTAATTCGGAAGTGAATATTAGAAGCCCTCAGCGAAATGCAGTTAAGAA
This region includes:
- a CDS encoding lysophospholipid acyltransferase family protein, with product MSGEKETKKYRRYGLILYYLLKLVGKTLKVKLIRNDKVKENEESYIFAFWHNKLVIPSLCLDYIEKRAVLASPSKDGELISVPLEKMGFHMVRGSSDKNSTSSLISLIRLMKQGYSIGTPVDGPKGPIYEVKPGMIYLAQKGKKYIVPIGGAYKDKWIFKKAWDKFQFPKPFTTMVFLMGDPIEIPKDADIDIYCELLKNKLNELDREAEKYF